A single Bosea sp. PAMC 26642 DNA region contains:
- a CDS encoding SOS response-associated peptidase, with translation MCGRYAITLPPEAMRALFGYDEQPNFPPRYNIAPTQPVPVVRLHEGARQFILMRWGFIPGWVKDPKDFPLVINIRGETAAEKPSFRAALTRRRCLMPVDGFYEWHRIAQGPRGENRAYLFRKPDRGLFAFAALWETWHSQDGSEIDTVALVNGPANGLMAAIHERCPVIVDPRHFGLWLDPATEPKEASALLRPPPDDLLEMVRIGPAVNKVANDGPEVQEPFDASTAAARMPPAPSHARKATRNPGNDGQGSLF, from the coding sequence ATGTGCGGACGCTATGCCATCACCCTGCCGCCGGAAGCGATGCGTGCGCTCTTCGGCTACGACGAGCAGCCGAACTTTCCGCCGCGCTACAACATCGCGCCGACGCAGCCAGTGCCGGTGGTGCGGCTGCATGAGGGCGCACGCCAGTTCATCCTGATGCGCTGGGGTTTCATTCCCGGCTGGGTCAAGGATCCGAAGGACTTTCCGCTGGTGATCAACATCAGGGGCGAGACCGCTGCCGAAAAGCCCTCCTTCCGCGCGGCGCTGACGCGCAGGCGCTGCCTGATGCCCGTCGATGGCTTCTACGAATGGCACCGAATCGCGCAGGGTCCGCGCGGGGAAAACCGGGCGTATCTGTTCCGCAAGCCCGATCGCGGCCTGTTTGCCTTTGCCGCGCTGTGGGAGACATGGCATTCGCAGGACGGCTCGGAGATCGACACGGTCGCGCTGGTCAACGGCCCCGCGAACGGGCTGATGGCGGCGATCCACGAACGCTGCCCGGTGATCGTCGATCCGCGCCATTTCGGGCTCTGGCTCGACCCGGCGACCGAGCCGAAGGAGGCGTCCGCGCTGCTGCGCCCGCCGCCGGACGATCTGCTGGAGATGGTCAGGATCGGCCCCGCCGTGAACAAGGTCGCCAATGACGGGCCGGAGGTGCAGGAGCCGTTCGACGCTTCGACCGCCGCCGCTCGAATGCCACCTGCTCCGAGCCATGCGCGCAAGGCGACCCGCAACCCCGGAAACGACGGGCAAGGCAGCCTGTTCTGA
- a CDS encoding gamma-glutamyltransferase family protein encodes MHGRRPTISSRHGMVAAAHPLAAQAGARLLMEGGNAFDAAAATAAALNVVEPFMSSLFGMGSATMWVAAEARVRVLDFVPPIQASFQPERFSKRSDLERGALSVAMPGNLAGWCEIAARYGRKPLAEILAPAIALAEDGFALAEFGVAEFNEQAPLLEAWPELYPDFAADYLPDGGPVALGTLLRQPDLARTLSGIAANGPDHLYRGELGERIVAHLASLGGTMTMADLAAVAPRWRDPLSASYRGIDIHVPPPTCEAFQFLLSLRILEGFDLGSLPKDGAEHLDLVYRAIRLAAGVRIANNNPSAAKLGEILSDGFVEALRDRVRDGMPISGPTEQWTPQEGEDPAHTTSFSVGDREGNLICITNSLGSPFGSGVVVPGTGLCLNNFLYWADVQTGSPNRSRPGSELPMCMSPSLSTRDDKPVVALGTPGSYGIMQTQTQAMVQYLDFRLPLQEAIEAPRARLWDGRFIQAENRISPETIAELQARGHAIEAFDTGWTMRCGGMQAVAVDPATGVMTGAADPRRDGYVVAV; translated from the coding sequence ATGCATGGCCGCCGACCGACGATAAGCTCTCGCCACGGCATGGTCGCCGCCGCTCATCCTTTGGCTGCGCAGGCCGGAGCGCGGCTGCTGATGGAAGGCGGCAACGCCTTCGACGCGGCGGCCGCGACGGCGGCAGCGCTGAACGTCGTCGAGCCGTTCATGTCGAGCCTGTTCGGCATGGGCTCGGCGACGATGTGGGTCGCAGCCGAAGCCCGGGTCCGGGTGCTCGACTTCGTGCCGCCGATCCAGGCGAGCTTCCAGCCCGAGCGCTTCAGCAAGCGCTCCGACCTTGAGCGCGGCGCGTTGTCGGTCGCCATGCCCGGCAATCTCGCCGGCTGGTGTGAGATCGCCGCGAGATATGGCCGCAAGCCGCTCGCCGAGATCCTGGCACCCGCGATCGCTCTGGCGGAGGACGGCTTTGCCCTGGCCGAGTTCGGCGTCGCCGAGTTCAACGAGCAGGCGCCGCTGCTGGAGGCCTGGCCCGAGCTCTATCCCGATTTCGCGGCGGACTATCTGCCCGATGGTGGCCCAGTGGCGCTCGGCACGCTGCTGCGGCAGCCCGATCTGGCGCGGACGCTATCGGGAATTGCCGCCAACGGCCCCGACCATCTCTATCGCGGCGAACTCGGCGAGCGGATCGTCGCGCATCTGGCATCGCTAGGCGGCACGATGACGATGGCCGACCTTGCCGCGGTCGCGCCGCGCTGGCGCGATCCGCTGAGCGCCTCCTATCGCGGCATCGACATCCATGTGCCGCCGCCGACCTGCGAGGCCTTCCAGTTCCTCTTGTCCCTGCGCATCCTCGAAGGCTTCGATCTCGGTAGCCTGCCAAAGGACGGAGCCGAGCATCTCGATCTGGTCTATCGCGCCATCCGCCTGGCTGCGGGGGTGCGGATCGCCAACAACAATCCGTCGGCTGCGAAGCTCGGCGAGATCCTGTCGGACGGTTTCGTCGAAGCGCTTCGGGACCGCGTCCGCGACGGGATGCCGATCAGCGGCCCGACCGAGCAGTGGACGCCGCAGGAGGGCGAGGACCCGGCGCATACGACCTCGTTCTCGGTCGGCGACCGCGAGGGCAACCTTATCTGCATCACCAACAGCCTCGGCAGCCCCTTCGGCAGCGGCGTCGTGGTGCCCGGCACGGGCTTGTGCCTGAACAATTTCCTGTACTGGGCCGACGTCCAGACCGGCAGCCCGAACCGCTCGCGGCCGGGCTCGGAGCTGCCGATGTGCATGTCGCCCAGCCTCTCGACCCGAGACGACAAGCCCGTGGTCGCGCTGGGCACGCCCGGCAGCTACGGCATCATGCAAACCCAAACCCAGGCGATGGTACAGTATCTCGACTTCAGATTGCCGCTGCAGGAGGCCATCGAGGCGCCGCGCGCGCGGCTCTGGGACGGCCGCTTCATTCAGGCAGAGAACCGCATTTCGCCGGAGACGATCGCCGAACTGCAGGCCCGCGGCCACGCGATCGAGGCCTTCGATACCGGCTGGACGATGCGCTGCGGCGGGATGCAGGCGGTAGCGGTCGATCCGGCGACGGGGGTGATGACGGGGGCGGCCGATCCAAGGCGGGACGGTTATGTGGTGGCGGTGTGA